One genomic window of Magnolia sinica isolate HGM2019 chromosome 3, MsV1, whole genome shotgun sequence includes the following:
- the LOC131240444 gene encoding carotenoid 9,10(9',10')-cleavage dioxygenase 1-like isoform X2: protein MNRKILGVLWVSFNTFSCFLVLANAWEEEDEIVLVTCQIENPELDMVSGPVKEKLKNFINELYEMRFNMKTGVASQKQLSASAVDFHRINESYTSRYVFIPYPFDVGNAVELRFWNRLKGIM from the exons ATGAATAGGAAAATACTAGGTGTTCTTTGGGTCTCTTTTAATACTTTCAGTTGCTTTCTTGTACTAGCCAATGCTTGGGAggaggaggatgaaattgttttGGTCACTTGTCAAATTGAGAATCCTGAACTGGACATGGTCAGCGGACCTGTGAAAGAGAAGCTTAAAAACTTCATAAATGAGTT ATATGAAATGCGATTCAACATGAAAACTGGTGTTGCTTCACAAAAGCAGCTATCAGCATCTGCTGTAGATTTTCATCGGATTAATGAGAGTTACACTAGCAGGTATGTCTTTATTCCTTACCCCTTCGATGTTGGCAATGCGGTAGAGCTTAGATTTTGGAACCGTTTGAAGGGGATAATGTGA
- the LOC131240444 gene encoding uncharacterized protein LOC131240444 isoform X1 yields MSLIRLAVGDSWSARVRKFSKHCRSYDKCVDGFDHHCQVILQHWHELIERDLSITIGIHPVENLIKLPRFFYVCWKVVFWQGLYGFQLADVFYHVQLKLQRNTKVIHVQADWKGGDSGHTCTRSRLFIRWGMP; encoded by the exons ATGAGCTTAATCAG GTTGGCAGTTGGAGATTCGTGGTCCGCTAGG GTTCGCAAGTTTAGTAAACACTGCAGAAGCTATGACAAATGTgtggatggatttgatcatcaTTGCCAG GTTATCCTACAGCATTGGCATGAACTCATCGAACGTGACCTTTCCATCACTATTGGCATCCATCCGGTCGAAAATCTCATCAAGCTTCCCAGGTTCTTTTATGTCTGCTGGAAGGTAGTCTTCTGGCAAGGCCTATATGGATTTCAGTTAGCAGATGTTTTCTACCATGTCCAACTAAAACTACAGAGAAATACTAAGGTGATTCATGTGCAGGCAGACTGGAAAGGTGGAGATTCAGGTCACACATGTAcaagatccaggctgttcattaggtggggaATGCCATGA
- the LOC131240444 gene encoding uncharacterized protein LOC131240444 isoform X3: MSLIRLAVGDSWSARVRKFSKHCRSYDKCVDGFDHHCQEMVKGGKLILSFDATKKAHFGVVGLILSFKPMLGRRRMKLFWSLVKLRILNWTWSADL; this comes from the exons ATGAGCTTAATCAG GTTGGCAGTTGGAGATTCGTGGTCCGCTAGG GTTCGCAAGTTTAGTAAACACTGCAGAAGCTATGACAAATGTgtggatggatttgatcatcaTTGCCAG GAAATGGTGAAGGGTGGGAAGCTAATCTTGTCATTTGATGCAACAAAGAAAGCTCACTTTGGCGTGGTTGGTTTGATATTATCCTTCAAG CCAATGCTTGGGAggaggaggatgaaattgttttGGTCACTTGTCAAATTGAGAATCCTGAACTGGACATGGTCAGCGGACCTGTGA